The proteins below come from a single Peromyscus maniculatus bairdii isolate BWxNUB_F1_BW_parent chromosome 13, HU_Pman_BW_mat_3.1, whole genome shotgun sequence genomic window:
- the Slc4a3 gene encoding anion exchange protein 3 isoform X2, translating to MTSALDKVMEPNGALSPGPRDTEDRGPGKNPVPGSGDLLASEDLEMFVLDFEDYGLWEPVRGHPSPLAGVAACHRLEDNPGVRRHLVKKPSRIQGGRGSPSGLAPILRRKKKKKKLDRRPHEVFVELNELMLDRSQEPHWRETARWIKFEEDVEEETERWGKPHVASLSFRSLLELRRTIAQGAALLDLEQTTLPGIAHLVVETMIVSDQIRPEDRASVLRTLLLKHSHPNDDKDSGFFPRNPSSSSVNSVLGNHHPTPSHGPDGAVPTMADDQGEPAPLWPHDPDAKEKPLHMPGGDGHRGKSLKLLEKIPEDAEATVVLVGCVPFLEQPAAAFVRLSEAVLLESVLEVPVPVRFLFVMLGPRHTSTDYHELGRSIATLMSDKLFHEAAYQADDRQDLLGAISEFLDGSIVIPPSEVEGRDLLRSVAAFQRELLRKRREREQTKVEMTTRGGYVAPGKELSLEMGGSEATSEDDPLQRTGSVFGGLVRDVKRRYPHYPSDLRDALHSQCVAAVLFIYFAALSPAITFGGLLGEKTEGLMGVSELIVSTAVLGVLFSLLGAQPLLVVGFSGPLLVFEEAFFKFCRAQDLEYLTGRVWVGLWLVVFVLALVAAEGSFLVRYISPFTQEIFAFLISLIFIYETFHKLYKVFTEHPLLPFYPPEGALEGTLETGLELNSSALPPTEGPPGPRNQPNTALLSLILMLGTFLIAFFLRKFRNSRFLGGKARRIIGDFGIPISILVMVLVDYSITDTYTQKLTVPTGLSVTSPHKRTWFIPPLGSARPFPPWMMVAAAVPALLVLILIFMETQITALIVSQKARRLLKGSGFHLDLLLIGSLGGLCGLFGLPWLTAATVRSVTHVNALTVMRTAIAPGDKPQIQEVREQRVTGVLIASLVGLSIVMGAVLRRIPLAVLFGIFLYMGVTSLSGIQLSQRLLLIFMPAKHHPEQPYVTKVKTWRMHMFTCIQLGCIALLWVVKSTAASLAFPFLLLLTVPLRRCLLPRLFQDRELQALDSEDAEPNFDEDGQDEYNELHMPV from the exons ATGACGAGCGCGCTGGACAAGGTCATGGAGCCCAATGGGGCTCTGAGTCCTGGGCCCAGGGACACTGAGGACCGGGGCCCTGGGAAGAATCCAGTTCCCGGCTCTGGTGACTTGCTGGCCTCAGAGGATTTGGAAATGTTTGTATTGGACTTTGAAGACTATGGCCTGTGGGAGCCCGTGAGGGGCCACCCGAGCCCCCTGGCAGGGGTAGCTGCTT GCCATCGGCTGGAGGACAACCCTGGTGTGAGGAGACACTTAGTGAAGAAACCATCCCGGATACAGGGCGGGAGAGGCAGCCCCAGCGGCCTGGCTCCCATCCTGcgcaggaagaagaagaaaaagaagttggATCGGAGGCCTCATGAA GTGTTCGTGGAGCTGAATGAGCTGATGTTGGACCGTAGCCAGGAGCCACACTGGCGGGAGACGGCGCGATGGATCAAGTTCGAGGAAGAcgtggaggaggagacagagcgCTGGGGGAAGCCCCATGTCGCTTCCCTCTCCTTCCGGAGCCTGCTGGAGCTCAGGAGGACCATTGCCCAGG GAGCGGCTCTCCTGGACTTGGAGCAGACCACCCTGCCGGGCATCGCTCACCTTGTGGTGGAGACCATGATTGTATCTGACCAGATCCGGCCCGAGGACAGGGCTAGCGTCCTACGGACTCTGCTCCTGAAGCACAG CCATCCCAATGATGACAAGGACAGTGGCTTTTTCCCTCGGAATCCATCCAGCTCCAGTGTGAACTCAGTCCTGGGCAATCACCACCCAACCCCGAGTCATGGCCCCGATGGTGCGGTACCCACCATGGCTGATGACCAAGGGGAGCCAGCCCCGCTGTGGCCGCATGACCCGGATGCCAAGGAG AAGCCCCTCCATATGCCCGGAGGAGATGGTCACCGGGGGAAAAGCCTGAAACTGCTGGAGAAGATCCCCGAAGATGCCGAGGCTACTGTTGTCCTTGTGG GCTGcgtgcctttcctggagcagCCCGCAGCGGCCTTTGTGCGGCTCAGCGAGGCTGTTCTCTTGGAGTCTGTGCTGGAGGTCCCCGTACCTGTCCGCTTCCTCTTTGTGATGCTGGGGCCCCGCCACACCAGCACGGACTATCACGAGCTAGGACGCTCCATCGCCACTCTCATGTCTGACAag CTGTTCCACGAGGCTGCCTACCAGGCAGATGACCGGCAGGACCTTTTGGGTGCCATCAGCGAGTTCTTGGATGGCAGCATCGTGATACCCCCATCGGAGGTGGAGGGCCGTGACCTACTACGCTCCGTGGCTGCCTTCCAGCGCGAGCTCCTGAGGAAGCGGCGGGAGCGGGAACAGACCAAAGTGGAGATGACCACCCGGGGGGGCTATGTGGCCCCTGGCAAAG AACTGTCTTTGGAGATGGGGGGCTCCGAGGCAACCTCTGAAGATGATCCCCTGCAGCGGACGGGCTCAGTGTTTGGGGGGCTAGTGCGGGATGTGAAGCGCCGGTACCCACACTACCCCAGTGACCTGCGGGACGCACTCCACTCCCAGTGTGTGGCGGCTGTACTCTTCATCTACTTTGCAGCCCTCAGCCCCGCCATCACCTTCGGGGGGCTGCTAG GAGAGAAGACGGAGGGGCTAATGGGCGTGTCGGAGCTGATTGTGTCCACGGCTGTGCTTGGGGTCCTCTTCTCTCTGCTGGGGGCCCAGCCACTGCTCGTGGTGGGCTTCTCTGGACCTCTGCTGGTCTTTGAAGAAGCCTTCTTCAAG TTCTGCCGAGCTCAGGACCTGGAATACCTCACCGGTCGAGTGTGGGTAGGCCTCTGGCTGGTGGTCTTCGTCCTGGCCCTGGTGGCTGCAGAGGGCAGCTTCCTGGTCCGCTACATCTCACcctttacccaggagatcttcgCTTTCCTCATCTCGCTCATTTTCATCTATGAGACTTTTCACAAGCTCTACAAG GTGTTCACAGAGCATCCTCTGCTGCCCTTCTACCCACCGGAGGGGGCCCTGGAGGGGACCCTGGAGACTGGCTTGGAACTGAATAGTAGTGCCCTGCCCCCCACAGAGGGACCCCCGGGCCCAAGGAACCAGCCCAATACAGCTCTGCTGTCCCTCATCCTCATGCTGGGGACTTTCCTGATCGCCTTCTTCCTGCGCAAGTTCAGGAACAGCCGCTTCCTGGGAGGCAAG GCTCGACGCATCATCGGGGACTTCGGCATTCCCATTTCCATCTTGGTGATGGTCCTGGTGGATTACTCCATCACAGACACCTACACGCAG AAGCTGACGGTGCCTACCGGGCTCTCAGTGACTTCGCCGCATAAGCGCACATGGTTCATCCCACCCTTGGGCAGTGCCCGCCCCTTCCCGCCCTGGATGATGGTGGCCGCTGCTGTCCCGGCACTCTTGGTCCTCATCCTGATATTCATGGAGACACAGATCACCGc GCTCATTGTCAGCCAGAAGGCGCGGAGGCTACTCAAGGGTTCGGGCTTCCATCTTGACCTGCTTTTGATCGGCTCCCTGGGCGGCCTCTGCGGGCTGTTCGGATTGCCCTGGCTGACGGCCGCCACGGTCCGCTCCGTCACCCATGTCAACGCGCTGACGGTCATGCGCACGGCCATTGCGCCTGGCGACAAGCCCCAGATCCAGGAGGTGCGGGAGCAGCGGGTCACCGGCGTGCTCATCGCCAGCCTCGTGG GCCTGTCTATCGTCATGGGGGCTGTGCTGCGCCGGATCCCATTGGCTGTGCTCTTCGGGATTTTCCTGTACATGGGGGTCACGTCACTCTCTGGTATCCAATTGTCCCAGCGTCTGCTGCTCATTTTCATGCCAGCAAAGCACCATCCTGAGCAGCCTTACGTGACCAAG GTGAAGACGTGGCGGATGCACATGTTCACCTGCATCCAGCTGGGCTGCATCGCTCTTCTCTGGGTGGTCAAGTCAACGGCGGCCTCACTGGCCTTCCCTTTCCTGCTCTTGCTCACGGTGCCTCTGAGGCGTTGCCTTTTGCCCCGGCTCTTCCAGGACAGGGAGCTGCAGGCG CTGGACTCCGAAGACGCCGAGCCAAACTTCGACGAAGATGGCCAGGATGAGTACAATGAGCTGCACATGCCGGTGTGA
- the Slc4a3 gene encoding anion exchange protein 3 isoform X1 translates to MANGVIPPPGGASPLPQVRVPLEEPPLGPDVEEEDDDLGKTLAVSRFGDLISKTPAWDPEKPSRSYSERDFEFHRHTSHHTHHPLSARLPPPHKLRRLPPTSARHARRKRKKEKTSAPPSEGTPPIQEEGGAGAEEEEEEEEEEEGESEAEPVEPPPLGPPQKAKFSIGSDEDESPGLSNKVACPKALPSGGLHSDQSPQRSGSSPSPRARTSRISTEKTRPWSPSASYDLRERLCPGSALGNPGPEQRVPTDEAEAQMLGSADLDDMKSHRLEDNPGVRRHLVKKPSRIQGGRGSPSGLAPILRRKKKKKKLDRRPHEVFVELNELMLDRSQEPHWRETARWIKFEEDVEEETERWGKPHVASLSFRSLLELRRTIAQGAALLDLEQTTLPGIAHLVVETMIVSDQIRPEDRASVLRTLLLKHSHPNDDKDSGFFPRNPSSSSVNSVLGNHHPTPSHGPDGAVPTMADDQGEPAPLWPHDPDAKEKPLHMPGGDGHRGKSLKLLEKIPEDAEATVVLVGCVPFLEQPAAAFVRLSEAVLLESVLEVPVPVRFLFVMLGPRHTSTDYHELGRSIATLMSDKLFHEAAYQADDRQDLLGAISEFLDGSIVIPPSEVEGRDLLRSVAAFQRELLRKRREREQTKVEMTTRGGYVAPGKELSLEMGGSEATSEDDPLQRTGSVFGGLVRDVKRRYPHYPSDLRDALHSQCVAAVLFIYFAALSPAITFGGLLGEKTEGLMGVSELIVSTAVLGVLFSLLGAQPLLVVGFSGPLLVFEEAFFKFCRAQDLEYLTGRVWVGLWLVVFVLALVAAEGSFLVRYISPFTQEIFAFLISLIFIYETFHKLYKVFTEHPLLPFYPPEGALEGTLETGLELNSSALPPTEGPPGPRNQPNTALLSLILMLGTFLIAFFLRKFRNSRFLGGKARRIIGDFGIPISILVMVLVDYSITDTYTQKLTVPTGLSVTSPHKRTWFIPPLGSARPFPPWMMVAAAVPALLVLILIFMETQITALIVSQKARRLLKGSGFHLDLLLIGSLGGLCGLFGLPWLTAATVRSVTHVNALTVMRTAIAPGDKPQIQEVREQRVTGVLIASLVGLSIVMGAVLRRIPLAVLFGIFLYMGVTSLSGIQLSQRLLLIFMPAKHHPEQPYVTKVKTWRMHMFTCIQLGCIALLWVVKSTAASLAFPFLLLLTVPLRRCLLPRLFQDRELQALDSEDAEPNFDEDGQDEYNELHMPV, encoded by the exons ATGGCTAATGGGGTGATCCCACCGCCCGGGGGCGCCTCCCCCCTGCCCCAG GTCCGGGTGCCCTTGGAGGAGCCCCCCCTGGGTCCAGACGTAGAAGAGGAGGATGATGACTTGGGCAAGACCTTGGCTGTGAGCAGGTTTGGGGACCTCATCAGCAAGACCCCGGCCTGGGACCCTGAGAAGCCTAGCCGCAGCTACAGCGAGCGGGACTTTGAGT TTCACCGGCACACATCCCACCACACCCATCACCCGCTCTCAGCCCGCCTGCCTCCACCCCACAAGCTGCGGCGACTGCCCCCCACCTCTGCACGGCAcgccaggaggaagaggaagaaggagaagaccTCTGCTCCCCCTTCAGAAGGGACACCCCCTATCCAGGAGGAGGGGGGTGctggagcagaggaggaggaggaggaagaggaggaagaggaaggagagtccGAGGCCGAGCCTGTGGAGCCTCCACCCTTGGGGCCCCCACAAAAAGCAAAG ttCTCCATTGGAAGTGATGAGGATGAGAGCCCGGGCCTTTCCAACAAGGTTGCCTGTCCCAAGGCCCTGCCTTCTGGGGGCCTGCACTCTGACCAGAGCCCACAGCGCTCCGGCAG CTCGCCCAGCCCCCGAGCCCGGACTTCCAGAATCTCTACAGAGAAGACCCGGCCCTGGAGTCCATCAGCCAGCTATGATCTGCGGGAGCGGTTGTGCCCGGGCAGTGCCCTGGGCAACCCTGGGCCGGAGCAGCGGGTGCCCACTGATGAGGCTGAGGCCCAAATGCTGGGTTCTGCAGATCTGGATGACATGAAGA GCCATCGGCTGGAGGACAACCCTGGTGTGAGGAGACACTTAGTGAAGAAACCATCCCGGATACAGGGCGGGAGAGGCAGCCCCAGCGGCCTGGCTCCCATCCTGcgcaggaagaagaagaaaaagaagttggATCGGAGGCCTCATGAA GTGTTCGTGGAGCTGAATGAGCTGATGTTGGACCGTAGCCAGGAGCCACACTGGCGGGAGACGGCGCGATGGATCAAGTTCGAGGAAGAcgtggaggaggagacagagcgCTGGGGGAAGCCCCATGTCGCTTCCCTCTCCTTCCGGAGCCTGCTGGAGCTCAGGAGGACCATTGCCCAGG GAGCGGCTCTCCTGGACTTGGAGCAGACCACCCTGCCGGGCATCGCTCACCTTGTGGTGGAGACCATGATTGTATCTGACCAGATCCGGCCCGAGGACAGGGCTAGCGTCCTACGGACTCTGCTCCTGAAGCACAG CCATCCCAATGATGACAAGGACAGTGGCTTTTTCCCTCGGAATCCATCCAGCTCCAGTGTGAACTCAGTCCTGGGCAATCACCACCCAACCCCGAGTCATGGCCCCGATGGTGCGGTACCCACCATGGCTGATGACCAAGGGGAGCCAGCCCCGCTGTGGCCGCATGACCCGGATGCCAAGGAG AAGCCCCTCCATATGCCCGGAGGAGATGGTCACCGGGGGAAAAGCCTGAAACTGCTGGAGAAGATCCCCGAAGATGCCGAGGCTACTGTTGTCCTTGTGG GCTGcgtgcctttcctggagcagCCCGCAGCGGCCTTTGTGCGGCTCAGCGAGGCTGTTCTCTTGGAGTCTGTGCTGGAGGTCCCCGTACCTGTCCGCTTCCTCTTTGTGATGCTGGGGCCCCGCCACACCAGCACGGACTATCACGAGCTAGGACGCTCCATCGCCACTCTCATGTCTGACAag CTGTTCCACGAGGCTGCCTACCAGGCAGATGACCGGCAGGACCTTTTGGGTGCCATCAGCGAGTTCTTGGATGGCAGCATCGTGATACCCCCATCGGAGGTGGAGGGCCGTGACCTACTACGCTCCGTGGCTGCCTTCCAGCGCGAGCTCCTGAGGAAGCGGCGGGAGCGGGAACAGACCAAAGTGGAGATGACCACCCGGGGGGGCTATGTGGCCCCTGGCAAAG AACTGTCTTTGGAGATGGGGGGCTCCGAGGCAACCTCTGAAGATGATCCCCTGCAGCGGACGGGCTCAGTGTTTGGGGGGCTAGTGCGGGATGTGAAGCGCCGGTACCCACACTACCCCAGTGACCTGCGGGACGCACTCCACTCCCAGTGTGTGGCGGCTGTACTCTTCATCTACTTTGCAGCCCTCAGCCCCGCCATCACCTTCGGGGGGCTGCTAG GAGAGAAGACGGAGGGGCTAATGGGCGTGTCGGAGCTGATTGTGTCCACGGCTGTGCTTGGGGTCCTCTTCTCTCTGCTGGGGGCCCAGCCACTGCTCGTGGTGGGCTTCTCTGGACCTCTGCTGGTCTTTGAAGAAGCCTTCTTCAAG TTCTGCCGAGCTCAGGACCTGGAATACCTCACCGGTCGAGTGTGGGTAGGCCTCTGGCTGGTGGTCTTCGTCCTGGCCCTGGTGGCTGCAGAGGGCAGCTTCCTGGTCCGCTACATCTCACcctttacccaggagatcttcgCTTTCCTCATCTCGCTCATTTTCATCTATGAGACTTTTCACAAGCTCTACAAG GTGTTCACAGAGCATCCTCTGCTGCCCTTCTACCCACCGGAGGGGGCCCTGGAGGGGACCCTGGAGACTGGCTTGGAACTGAATAGTAGTGCCCTGCCCCCCACAGAGGGACCCCCGGGCCCAAGGAACCAGCCCAATACAGCTCTGCTGTCCCTCATCCTCATGCTGGGGACTTTCCTGATCGCCTTCTTCCTGCGCAAGTTCAGGAACAGCCGCTTCCTGGGAGGCAAG GCTCGACGCATCATCGGGGACTTCGGCATTCCCATTTCCATCTTGGTGATGGTCCTGGTGGATTACTCCATCACAGACACCTACACGCAG AAGCTGACGGTGCCTACCGGGCTCTCAGTGACTTCGCCGCATAAGCGCACATGGTTCATCCCACCCTTGGGCAGTGCCCGCCCCTTCCCGCCCTGGATGATGGTGGCCGCTGCTGTCCCGGCACTCTTGGTCCTCATCCTGATATTCATGGAGACACAGATCACCGc GCTCATTGTCAGCCAGAAGGCGCGGAGGCTACTCAAGGGTTCGGGCTTCCATCTTGACCTGCTTTTGATCGGCTCCCTGGGCGGCCTCTGCGGGCTGTTCGGATTGCCCTGGCTGACGGCCGCCACGGTCCGCTCCGTCACCCATGTCAACGCGCTGACGGTCATGCGCACGGCCATTGCGCCTGGCGACAAGCCCCAGATCCAGGAGGTGCGGGAGCAGCGGGTCACCGGCGTGCTCATCGCCAGCCTCGTGG GCCTGTCTATCGTCATGGGGGCTGTGCTGCGCCGGATCCCATTGGCTGTGCTCTTCGGGATTTTCCTGTACATGGGGGTCACGTCACTCTCTGGTATCCAATTGTCCCAGCGTCTGCTGCTCATTTTCATGCCAGCAAAGCACCATCCTGAGCAGCCTTACGTGACCAAG GTGAAGACGTGGCGGATGCACATGTTCACCTGCATCCAGCTGGGCTGCATCGCTCTTCTCTGGGTGGTCAAGTCAACGGCGGCCTCACTGGCCTTCCCTTTCCTGCTCTTGCTCACGGTGCCTCTGAGGCGTTGCCTTTTGCCCCGGCTCTTCCAGGACAGGGAGCTGCAGGCG CTGGACTCCGAAGACGCCGAGCCAAACTTCGACGAAGATGGCCAGGATGAGTACAATGAGCTGCACATGCCGGTGTGA